The following coding sequences are from one Ammospiza nelsoni isolate bAmmNel1 chromosome 5, bAmmNel1.pri, whole genome shotgun sequence window:
- the RBM17 gene encoding splicing factor 45 has product MSLYDDLGVETSDSKTEGWSKNFKLLQSQLQVKKAALTQAKSQRTKQTTVLAPVIDLKRGSSSDERQIVDTPPHVAAGLKDPVPSGFSAGDVLIPLADEYDPMFPNDYEKVVKRQREERQRQRELERQKEIEEREKRRKDRHEASGFSRRPDPDSDEDEDYERERRKRSMGGAAIAPPTSLVEKDKEPVASFPYEEESRPRAPSSKAAIPPPVYDEPERPRSPTGPSNSFLANMGGTVAHKIMQKYGFREGQGLGKHEQGLSTALSVEKTSKRGGKIIVGESTEKETGKKADSNPLTEILKCPTKVVLLRNMVGAGEVDEDLEVETKEECEKYGKVGKCVIFEIPGAPDDEAVRIFLEFERVESAIKAVVDLNGRYFGGRVVKACFYNLDKFRVLDLAEQV; this is encoded by the exons AGtcagagaacaaaacaaaccacagtCCTTGCTCCAGTGATTGACCTGAAACGAGGCAGCTCCTCTGATGAGAGACAGATTGTGGACACTCCCCCTCACGTGGCAGCTGGGCTGAAG gATCCTGTCCCCAGTGGTTTTTCTGCAGGAGATGTGCTGATTCCCCTGGCAGATGAGTATGATCCCATGTTCCCAAATGACTACGAGAAGGTGGTGAAACGTCAGAGGGAggagcggcagcggcagcgggagctggagaggcagAAGGAGATtgaggagagagaaaa AAGGCGTAAGGACAGACATGAAGCCAGTGGCTTTTCACGACGACCAGACCCAGATtctgatgaagatgaagattaTGAGAGGGAGAGACGGAAAAGAA GTATGGGAGGAGCTGCCATTGCACCACCCACTTCTCTTGTGGAGAAGGACAAAGAAC ctgtagcaTCATTCCCATATGAGGAGGAGTCAAGACCTCGGGCACCTTCTTCCAAAGCAGCAATTCCTCCCCCAGTGTATGATGAGCCAGAGAGACCTCGTTCCCCCACAGGACCCAGCAACTCCTTCCTTGCCAACATGGG GGGGACAGTAGCTCACAAAATCATGCAGAAATATGGTTTCAGAGAGGGCCAGGGACTGGGCAAACATGAacaggggctcagcacagcactgtcaGTAGAGAAAACAAGCAAGAGGGGTGGCAAGATCATTGTTGGTGAATCTACAGAAAAAG AAACAGGCAAGAAGGCAGATTCCAACCCCTTAACTGAGATCCTGAAATGCCCAACTAAAGTGGTCTTACTGAGG AACATGGTTGGTGCTGGGGAGGTGGATGAAGACCTTGAAGTTGAAACTAAGGAGGAATGTGAGAAATATGGCAAGGTTGGGAAATGTGTCATCTTTGAG atcCCTGGTGCCCCTGATGATGAAGCTGTAAGAATATTTTTAGAGTTTGAACGGGTTGAATCTGCCATCAAAG CTGTTGTGGATCTAAATGGAAGATACTTTGGAGGCAGAGTGGTGAAGGCTTGTTTCTACAACCTGGACAAGTTCAGAGTGCTGGATCTGGCAGAACaagtttga